The genome window GCCGAGCGGATGAATGCCTGCGCCACCGCGCTGCGCCAGGGCGTGCGCATGACGATCCACTCGGATGCGCCGGTCACACCGTTGGGACCGTTTTTTACCGGGTGGTGTGCCGTCAACCGGCTGACGGCAACGGGCCGGACGCTTGGCGAAGCAGAAAAGATCGGCGTGCCGGAGGCGCTGCACGCGATCACACTGGGCGCCGCCTATACTCTGCACCTCGACCAAGAGGTCGGCAGCATTGAGGCGGGCAAGCGCGCTGATTTTGCCGTGCTCGAGGATGATCCCGAAACCATCGGCGGCGAAAACCTGCGCGATGTGCGCGTCTGGGGGACGGTGCAGGACGGGCGTATCTTCCCGGTTGCTGATCTGTGAGCCTGCCGGTCACGATCCTGTCGGGCTATCTGGGGGCGGGCAAGACCACGCTCGTCAACGCCCTGTTGCGGCAGGCGGACGGGCGTCGCATCGCCGTGATGGTCAATGAATTCGGGGATCTGCCGATCGACGCCGATCTGATCGAGGCGGAAGGGGATGACCTGATCGCGCTTGCGGGGGGCTGTGTCTGTTGCAGCTACGGTGACGATCTGATGGCGGCGCTTGCGCGGATAGCGACACTAGATCCCGCGCCGGATCATGTGGTGCTGGAGGCGAGCGGCGTCGCCCTTCCCGGTGCCATCGCGTCGAGCCTGACGCTGGTGCAGGGGATCAAACCTTCGGGCGTCGTGGTACTGGCCGACGCGCAGCAGATCGATGAACAGCTCGCCAATGAATATATCGGAGACACGGTCGTGCGGCAGCTGCGGGCTGCCGATCTGGTCGTCGTCAGCAAGGGGGATCTGGTCACCAGTCAGCGCGCCGCCGCCGTTGCTTCACTGGTGACGGAGCACGCCGGGCGTGCCATGCTGATACAGGCTGCACAAGGCGCGGTGCCGATTGAGCTGATCCTGTCGCCGAAAGCGCCGATGCCCGCCCGCAGCGATCAGGCACATGGGGATGCCACGGGGTTGACCCGCCGTACCGACCGCCCCGCCGGGCGCATCGACGCACGGGCCTATGCCCGCGACTTGGCCGAAAGAACCGAAGTTATCCGCGCGAAGGGCCACGTCGATACCGACGCGGGCCTGTGCACGGTGCAGATCGTGGGTAGTCAATGGGCGGTCACGCCCGCGCCCTCCGGGGCGGACGTGGGCGTGGTCGTGATCACCCTCTCGCCCTAATCCTCGAACACGGCAAGGCCCAGCCAATCGGCGAT of Sulfitobacter albidus contains these proteins:
- a CDS encoding CobW family GTP-binding protein produces the protein MSLPVTILSGYLGAGKTTLVNALLRQADGRRIAVMVNEFGDLPIDADLIEAEGDDLIALAGGCVCCSYGDDLMAALARIATLDPAPDHVVLEASGVALPGAIASSLTLVQGIKPSGVVVLADAQQIDEQLANEYIGDTVVRQLRAADLVVVSKGDLVTSQRAAAVASLVTEHAGRAMLIQAAQGAVPIELILSPKAPMPARSDQAHGDATGLTRRTDRPAGRIDARAYARDLAERTEVIRAKGHVDTDAGLCTVQIVGSQWAVTPAPSGADVGVVVITLSP